From a region of the Mycobacterium sp. SMC-8 genome:
- a CDS encoding alkane 1-monooxygenase — protein MGLIAPTALFVMVPLIWALNQMGWHTAAQVPLWIGPILLYMLLPVLDRFFGPDGQNPPDEVMERLENDKYYRYCTYIYIPFQYASVIFGAYLFTASDLSWLGFDGGLSWFAKIGLALSVGLLGGVGINTAHEMGHKKDSLERWLAKITLAQTFYGHFYIEHNRGHHVRVATPEDPASARFGETFWEFLPRSVFGSLKSSWELEAKRLERTGKSTWHWSNDVLNAWAMSLVFYGVLIAVFGWALIPYILISAVFGFTLLETVNYLEHYGLLRQKTASGRYERCVPSHSWNSDHIVTNLFLYHLQRHSDHHANPTRRYQTLRSMDGAPNLPSGYASMIGLTYFPPLWRRVMDHRVLAHYDGDITRVNIHPRVRDKVLARYGAGDEQRYQA, from the coding sequence ATGGGGCTGATCGCCCCGACGGCGTTGTTCGTGATGGTCCCGCTGATCTGGGCGCTGAACCAGATGGGCTGGCACACCGCCGCGCAGGTGCCCCTGTGGATCGGCCCGATCCTGCTCTACATGCTGCTGCCGGTACTCGACCGCTTCTTCGGGCCGGACGGCCAGAACCCGCCCGACGAGGTGATGGAGCGGCTGGAGAACGACAAGTACTACCGCTACTGCACCTACATCTACATCCCGTTCCAGTACGCCAGCGTGATCTTCGGCGCGTATCTGTTCACCGCGTCGGACCTGAGCTGGCTGGGCTTCGACGGCGGGCTGAGCTGGTTCGCCAAGATCGGTCTGGCGCTGTCGGTCGGTCTGCTGGGTGGTGTCGGTATCAACACCGCGCACGAAATGGGCCACAAGAAGGACTCTTTGGAGCGTTGGCTGGCCAAGATCACGCTCGCGCAGACGTTCTACGGCCACTTCTACATCGAGCACAACCGCGGCCATCACGTCCGCGTCGCCACCCCCGAGGACCCCGCGTCGGCTCGGTTCGGTGAGACGTTCTGGGAGTTCTTGCCGCGCAGCGTGTTCGGCAGCCTGAAGTCGTCGTGGGAGCTGGAGGCCAAGCGCCTGGAACGCACCGGCAAGAGCACGTGGCACTGGTCCAACGACGTGCTCAATGCGTGGGCGATGTCGCTGGTTTTCTACGGCGTGCTGATCGCGGTGTTCGGCTGGGCGCTAATTCCCTACATCCTGATCTCGGCGGTGTTCGGGTTCACGCTGCTGGAGACCGTGAACTACCTGGAGCACTACGGACTGCTCCGGCAGAAGACCGCGAGCGGCCGTTACGAGCGCTGCGTGCCGTCGCACAGCTGGAACTCCGACCACATCGTCACCAACCTGTTCCTGTACCACCTGCAGCGGCACAGCGACCATCACGCCAACCCGACCCGTCGCTACCAGACGCTGCGCAGCATGGACGGCGCCCCCAACCTGCCCAGCGGGTACGCGTCGATGATCGGTCTGACGTACTTCCCGCCGTTGTGGCGCAGAGTGATGGACCACCGTGTGCTCGCCCACTACGACGGCGACATCACCCGGGTGAACATCCATCCACGGGTGCGGGACAAGGTGCTGGCCCGGTACGGCGCCGGCGACGAGCAGCGGTACCAGGCGTGA
- the manA gene encoding mannose-6-phosphate isomerase, class I — translation MHLLKGAVRTYAWGSRTAIAEFVGAPSPTAHPEAELWFGAHPGDPAYLQTDDGDRSLLDALRADPEGELGAAVRGRFGDTLPFLVKVLAADEPLSLQAHPSTEQAVEGFAREERLGIPISAPNRNYRDRSHKPEIIVALSQFEALAGFRPAAQSVKLMQALGVADLDPFVSLLHGQRDEDGLRALFTTWITFPQPDLDVLVPAVIDGAISYVRSGATEFAREARTVLELGERYPGDAGVLASMLLNRLSLAPGEALYLPAGNLHAYLHGIGVEVMANSDNVLRGGLTPKHVDVPELLRVLDFTPAEDVLVERETHRDGAEIVYPTPAPEFSVSVLRLDDELGHEVDAPNRHEGPQILLCTEGAVTVHAKSNAVVLKKGAAAWVSADDGPIRLCAHEPTWLFRTTVGI, via the coding sequence GTGCATCTGCTCAAAGGCGCGGTGCGGACCTACGCATGGGGTTCGCGAACCGCAATCGCCGAATTCGTCGGCGCGCCCAGTCCGACGGCGCATCCCGAGGCCGAACTGTGGTTCGGCGCGCACCCGGGAGACCCCGCCTACCTGCAGACCGACGACGGAGACCGGTCTCTGCTCGACGCGCTGCGCGCCGATCCGGAAGGGGAGCTCGGCGCCGCGGTGCGCGGCCGGTTCGGGGACACGTTGCCATTCCTGGTGAAGGTGCTCGCCGCGGACGAGCCGCTGTCGCTGCAGGCGCACCCCAGCACCGAGCAGGCCGTCGAGGGGTTTGCCCGGGAGGAGCGGCTGGGCATCCCGATCTCGGCGCCCAACCGCAACTACCGCGACCGCAGCCACAAACCCGAGATCATCGTCGCGCTCAGCCAATTCGAGGCGCTGGCCGGCTTCCGCCCCGCCGCGCAATCGGTGAAGCTGATGCAGGCGCTCGGGGTGGCCGACCTCGACCCGTTCGTCAGCCTGCTGCACGGTCAGCGCGACGAGGACGGCCTGCGGGCGCTGTTCACCACCTGGATCACCTTCCCGCAGCCCGACCTGGACGTGCTGGTGCCCGCGGTGATCGACGGAGCGATCAGCTATGTGCGTTCCGGGGCAACGGAGTTCGCCCGTGAAGCCAGAACCGTTCTGGAGCTCGGGGAGCGCTACCCCGGGGACGCGGGGGTGCTGGCGTCGATGCTGCTGAACCGGCTGTCACTGGCGCCGGGGGAGGCGCTGTACCTGCCCGCCGGCAACCTGCACGCCTACCTGCACGGCATCGGTGTCGAGGTGATGGCCAACTCCGACAACGTGCTTCGCGGAGGCCTGACCCCCAAACACGTCGACGTGCCCGAGCTGTTACGGGTGCTGGACTTCACCCCGGCCGAGGACGTGCTCGTCGAGCGCGAGACCCACCGCGACGGAGCCGAGATCGTCTACCCGACACCGGCGCCCGAGTTCTCGGTGTCGGTGCTGCGCCTGGACGACGAGTTGGGGCACGAGGTCGACGCGCCCAACCGCCACGAAGGACCGCAGATCCTGCTGTGCACCGAAGGGGCGGTCACGGTACACGCCAAGTCGAACGCCGTGGTGCTGAAGAAGGGCGCGGCCGCGTGGGTGTCAGCCGACGACGGGCCGATCAGGCTGTGCGCCCACGAGCCCACCTGGCTGTTCCGGACGACCGTCGGGATCTAG
- a CDS encoding TobH protein, whose translation MNASPLSAAGVDLDDAEALLAADRVGLLRAASMAGAQVRATAAALEEGDLEAVRSDSPPRTIVWVAGRGNAEIAGSLLAALLGGSVGAPLVIASEAPPWIGALDVLIVAGDDPGDPVLASAAATAVRRGTRVIVVAPYEGPLRDATAGRSVALPPRLPIPDDFTFSRYLAAGLAALQVTIPGFSIDLGALADELDAEAFRNSAGREVFTNPAKSLTSRMVDREVVFAGDSAATVALARHASAVMLSVGHQSVAAVELSGALAAIGSGWGRTGGREVSIFHDEEIDGPASQRTCTFVLTTDAERPALSARLRGFDDVHVVNADDVPDVAATGGDSEPGSATMPGSTSPEQQLALLAVRFEMAAVYQRLVRG comes from the coding sequence GTGAACGCGAGCCCGCTCTCGGCTGCCGGCGTCGATCTCGACGACGCCGAGGCTCTGCTGGCCGCGGATCGGGTGGGATTGCTGCGGGCGGCGTCGATGGCCGGTGCGCAGGTGCGCGCCACCGCCGCCGCGCTCGAGGAGGGCGACCTCGAGGCGGTGCGCTCCGACTCGCCGCCGCGCACGATCGTGTGGGTCGCCGGCCGCGGCAACGCCGAGATCGCGGGCTCACTGCTCGCCGCGCTGCTCGGTGGGTCGGTCGGCGCACCGCTGGTCATCGCCTCTGAGGCGCCGCCCTGGATCGGCGCCCTCGACGTGCTGATCGTCGCCGGCGACGATCCCGGCGACCCGGTGCTGGCGTCGGCGGCCGCGACCGCGGTGCGGCGTGGCACCCGGGTGATCGTGGTGGCGCCTTATGAGGGACCGCTGCGGGACGCGACCGCGGGACGTTCGGTGGCGCTGCCGCCCCGGCTCCCGATTCCCGACGACTTCACCTTCTCCCGGTATCTGGCCGCCGGGCTGGCCGCGCTGCAGGTGACCATCCCGGGCTTCTCGATCGACCTCGGCGCACTCGCCGACGAGCTCGACGCCGAAGCATTCCGAAACAGCGCCGGCCGTGAGGTTTTCACCAATCCGGCCAAGAGTCTGACCTCCCGGATGGTCGACCGCGAGGTCGTGTTCGCCGGTGACTCCGCGGCGACGGTGGCGCTGGCCCGCCACGCCTCCGCGGTGATGCTGAGCGTCGGGCATCAGAGCGTGGCCGCGGTGGAGTTGAGCGGTGCGTTGGCCGCCATCGGATCCGGGTGGGGCCGGACCGGCGGTCGGGAGGTGTCGATCTTCCACGACGAGGAGATCGACGGACCGGCCTCGCAACGTACCTGTACATTCGTGCTGACCACCGACGCCGAACGTCCGGCGCTGTCAGCGCGGCTGAGGGGGTTCGACGACGTTCACGTCGTCAACGCCGACGACGTGCCCGACGTCGCGGCAACAGGGGGGGACAGCGAGCCGGGCTCAGCCACGATGCCCGGATCCACGAGTCCCGAACAACAATTGGCGCTGTTGGCAGTCCGCTTCGAGATGGCGGCGGTCTACCAGCGGCTGGTTCGAGGTTGA
- a CDS encoding rubredoxin, whose amino-acid sequence MDYKLFVCVQCGFEYDEAKGWPEDGIAPGTRWDDIPDDWSCPDCGAAKSDFDMVEVARP is encoded by the coding sequence ATGGACTACAAGCTGTTCGTGTGCGTGCAATGCGGATTCGAGTACGACGAGGCCAAGGGTTGGCCCGAGGACGGCATCGCCCCGGGCACCCGCTGGGACGACATCCCCGACGACTGGAGCTGCCCGGACTGCGGCGCGGCGAAGTCGGATTTCGACATGGTCGAGGTCGCCCGGCCGTGA
- a CDS encoding TetR family transcriptional regulator — MTAGTVIVARVSSPADKRVTYAEASRVLLRDSILDGMRELLLTRDWSHITLSDVAKAAGISRQTIYNEFGSRQGLAQGYAMRLADRLVDQIHGAIGNNVGDVYAAFLQGFRDFFAESAADPLVISLLTGTSKPDLLQLITTDSAPIINHCSSRLAESFMTSWVRSSSEDAGVLARAIVRLAMSYISMPPESDHDVARDLARLMTPFAERYGVVEP; from the coding sequence ATGACGGCGGGAACCGTTATTGTCGCGCGTGTGAGCAGCCCCGCCGACAAGCGCGTCACCTATGCCGAGGCCTCGCGGGTGCTGCTGCGGGACTCGATCCTCGACGGAATGCGCGAGCTGCTGCTCACCCGCGACTGGTCCCACATCACGCTCTCCGACGTCGCCAAGGCCGCCGGCATCAGCCGGCAGACCATCTACAACGAGTTCGGCTCGCGGCAGGGCCTGGCCCAGGGGTACGCGATGCGGCTGGCCGACCGGCTCGTCGACCAGATCCACGGCGCCATCGGCAATAACGTGGGCGACGTCTACGCCGCGTTCCTGCAGGGCTTCCGCGACTTCTTCGCCGAGTCGGCCGCCGACCCGCTGGTGATCTCGCTGCTCACCGGGACTTCGAAGCCCGACCTGCTGCAACTGATCACCACCGACAGCGCGCCGATCATCAACCACTGCTCGTCGCGGCTGGCGGAATCGTTCATGACCAGCTGGGTGCGCAGCAGCTCCGAAGACGCCGGGGTGCTGGCCAGGGCCATCGTCCGGCTGGCGATGAGCTACATCTCGATGCCCCCGGAATCCGACCACGACGTCGCCCGCGACCTGGCCCGGCTGATGACGCCGTTCGCCGAGCGATACGGGGTCGTCGAGCCCTGA
- a CDS encoding rubredoxin, which produces MSVYRCPGCDYVYDEAKGEPREGFPAGTRWDEVPDEWCCPDCAVREKVDFEPV; this is translated from the coding sequence GTGAGCGTCTACCGCTGCCCCGGCTGCGACTACGTCTACGACGAGGCCAAAGGTGAACCGCGCGAGGGGTTTCCGGCGGGCACCCGCTGGGACGAAGTGCCCGACGAATGGTGCTGCCCCGACTGCGCGGTGCGCGAGAAGGTTGATTTCGAACCGGTGTGA
- a CDS encoding APC family permease, with the protein MVQESDSQTVSRRRTKSVEQSIADTDEPDTKLRKELTWWDLTVFGVSVVIGAGIFTITASTAANITGPAISLSFIFAAIACGLAALCYAEFASTVPVAGSAYTFSYATFGEFVAWIIGWDLILEFAVAAAVVAKGWSSYLGTVFNFSGGTTEVAGFELDWGALVIIALVTMILAMGTKLSAGVSLAITAVKVSVVLLVVIVGAFYIKAENFSPFVPSPEAGGEGGSGTEQSLFSLLTGAEGSHYGWYGVLAGASIVFFAFIGFDIVATTAEETKMPQRDVPRGILASLGIVTVLYVAVAVVLTGMVSYRDLREAETQNLATAFSLNGVDWAAKVISIGALAGLTTVVIVLVLGQTRVLFAMSRDGLLPRQLAKTGEHGTPVRITLIVGAVVAVTATVFPIGKLEEMVNIGTLFAFVLVSAGVIVLRRSRPDLKRGFRTPWVPLLPILSIIACVWLMLNLTGLTWIRFLIWMAIGVVVYFLYGRRHSLLGKRNLTN; encoded by the coding sequence ATGGTGCAGGAGTCGGACTCGCAAACGGTCAGCAGACGGCGGACCAAGTCGGTGGAGCAGTCGATCGCCGACACCGACGAACCGGACACCAAGCTCCGCAAGGAGCTGACCTGGTGGGATCTGACCGTCTTCGGGGTGTCGGTGGTGATCGGCGCCGGCATCTTCACCATCACCGCGTCCACGGCGGCCAACATCACCGGTCCGGCGATCTCGCTGTCGTTCATCTTCGCCGCGATCGCGTGCGGGCTCGCCGCGCTGTGCTACGCCGAGTTCGCGTCCACGGTGCCGGTCGCGGGCAGCGCCTACACGTTCTCCTATGCGACGTTCGGGGAGTTCGTCGCGTGGATCATCGGCTGGGACTTGATCCTGGAGTTCGCCGTCGCGGCCGCCGTCGTCGCCAAGGGATGGTCCAGCTATCTGGGCACGGTCTTCAACTTCTCCGGCGGAACCACGGAAGTGGCTGGTTTCGAACTGGATTGGGGAGCGCTGGTGATCATCGCGCTCGTCACGATGATCCTGGCGATGGGCACCAAACTGTCGGCCGGCGTCAGCCTGGCCATCACCGCGGTCAAGGTGTCGGTGGTGCTGCTGGTGGTGATCGTCGGCGCGTTCTACATCAAGGCGGAGAACTTCAGCCCGTTCGTGCCGTCACCCGAAGCCGGCGGCGAGGGCGGTTCGGGGACCGAGCAGTCGCTGTTCTCGCTGCTGACCGGCGCCGAGGGCAGCCACTACGGCTGGTACGGCGTGCTGGCCGGCGCATCAATCGTGTTCTTCGCGTTCATCGGCTTCGACATCGTGGCCACCACCGCCGAAGAGACCAAGATGCCCCAGCGCGACGTCCCGCGCGGCATCCTCGCCTCCCTGGGGATCGTCACCGTGCTCTACGTCGCGGTCGCAGTGGTGTTGACCGGAATGGTCAGCTACCGCGATCTGCGTGAGGCCGAAACCCAGAACCTGGCCACCGCGTTCTCGCTGAACGGCGTGGACTGGGCCGCCAAGGTGATCTCGATCGGCGCGCTGGCCGGATTGACGACCGTGGTCATCGTGCTGGTGCTCGGGCAGACCCGGGTGCTGTTCGCCATGTCGCGTGACGGGCTGCTGCCGCGTCAGCTGGCCAAGACCGGCGAGCACGGCACGCCGGTGCGGATCACGCTCATCGTGGGCGCGGTCGTCGCGGTGACGGCGACCGTCTTCCCGATCGGCAAGCTGGAGGAGATGGTCAACATCGGCACGCTGTTCGCGTTCGTGCTGGTGTCGGCCGGCGTGATCGTGTTGCGGCGCTCGCGGCCGGACCTCAAGCGCGGGTTCCGCACGCCGTGGGTGCCGCTGCTGCCGATCCTGTCGATCATCGCGTGCGTCTGGTTGATGCTGAACCTGACCGGGCTGACGTGGATCCGCTTCCTGATCTGGATGGCCATCGGCGTGGTCGTGTACTTCCTCTACGGGCGCAGGCATTCGCTGCTCGGGAAGCGCAACCTGACGAACTGA